The nucleotide window TATATCGGCAATTACCTGGGCTTCCAGGGATATTATAATCCATTTACCGGCGAAGCCCAGGTAAATACTACCGTACCGGCATCCGTTGAGCCTTTTGTGGCATCGCACGAAATAGCTCATCAGCTCGGTTATGCAAAGGAGAGTGAGGCTAATTTTGTAGGTTTTCTAGCCTGCCGCCTGCATCCGTCCGTCAATTTTAAATACTCCGTATATTTCGATATGTATCACTATGCGATTCGAGAACTGGCTTTTGCTGATTCGCTCAGAGCCAGAAGTTATGATAGCTCCTTAAACCTGCGTGTAAAAAAAGATATCGCCGATTACATCGAATTCTATAAGAAATATAAGAATCCCATTGAGCCATATATCGATAAAATGTATAGTTATTTTCTAAAGGCTAATAACCAGCCAAAAGGCAAGCGGTCCTATAATGAAGTGGTTACCTGGCTGATTGCTTATTATAAAAAATATGGGAAGGATGTAATTTGAGCGGTCCGGTTATTTTTTCTCAAAGCCTAACACTTTCATATCGGTAAAAACAACTGATTTTGTAGGATCATACACGTAATCTATATAAAACCTCACCCTGTCGCCATTTTTCAGGTTGCGGATAAATTTTACATAGTTTAAACTGTAATCAGTTTTGTAGTAGTCGCTTAAATGCAGGCTAAAACTCGAGAGTTTCTCATTACCGCCCTCTCCATTTACTAAGAATGTTTGATAGGCCGTAACCTCAAACCTGGCGTATTCGCCCGATGCACCACAGGTTTTTGGGCACGCCGTGGTCAAAGCCATGCAAGTATAAAACTCTGTTTTTCGCAGTTTTGCCTCAAAAATATGCGTAGAGGTGTAGGGCTTTTTTTCTACTGATGCGGGGGGAGGTATTTTGATGCCTTCGGTCCATCCCTCAATCGAAACCTTTTTGTTGCAGGCGCAAATAAAGATTAATAATATAACCGGGAAAAAAAGTCGTTTTTTCATAATGTAAGTTTTGAGATTATAGTGAAAGCTTCATTCTTTGATGTAAAACGATTTTATAATCTCCATCGCAACATTAAGCCATATTATTTTGTACGAATAACAGGAATATGCAGGTGCTTTTGAGCAATGACATCTAAAAAGAAGCGTAGTTTTTCATCCAGGAAAAATGATATGTGATGCTTTTGATGGTGATAGGTTTCTAAGGTAATAGTGATGCCATAGCTTCTCCCGCTTTTGAATCTTTTATAGCTGATCTCCATAATACCGGAGTAGGGTACACGGTTTATCTTTAATAATTTAGGAATGATAATGTCATTCTCAGCAAAAAGATAGGGAGCTATATTGGCTGATAGCCGGGGTACCGCTTTTGTATATTGTTGGTATAGCAGCAGGTGCCCGGCATCTAGTTCAAACAGCAGTTGAATAAAGCGGTTCACCCGGTAGCTGGTAAATAGAATGATCGGAAGGAATACCAGGAATAAAAGCAGCAACACTCCCAATAGCGGCAAAGCAAATTCAAAAAAGGTTTTATTCCGTATATCACGTTCGATGAAATTCATGTATACGGCGTACACCATATAGGTGAACAACCCCAATGGAATCAATACAAAAATGCCTGCGAGGAAATTTCTCAGGCGCTTCAATCCACGGATTTCCTTTTGTTGGAACTCTTTCAGGTGGCTGGTTCCCGTTGCAGATGGGTGTGGAATCATCAGGGCAATTTAATGCGGATTCCCAAAAAACGGGCAAATAATGGCCGGAGATATCATTCATGGGAAATTTTTTAATTTTAATTTGCATAACATGTTTACAGTCAACGTGTTGCGGGGATTCTAATTCCCGGCGCTGAAAAATACGGATACCGGGATAAATAACGTACCTTTGCAGTCCGAATTTTTAAAACCCTTCGGATTTTTTATGAATTTTTATTTTAAACAATTAAACGCTGATGCACAGGAGAACGCTGGCGCTACCGAACCGGTAGAGGAAGCTTCTGCAGCGACAACAAACGCACCTGAGGCACCTGCTAAAGCTCCCGTAGCTGAGGTGGTGGAAACTGCGCACGATGATTTCGATTGGAGCGTAGACAAACGTAATGTTTCTTCTTATTCTAAAGAAGAAAAAGAAAAGTATGACAAAGTTTACGACAACACTTTCATCCAGTTGAATGACGGTGAATTAGTAAACGGTACCGTTGTAGGTCTTACTAATACTGATGTTGTATTAAACATTGGTTTTAAAAGTGATGGCCTTATCTCTTTGAACGAATTCCGTGATATCCAGGGCCTGAAAATTGGCGATGAGGTAGAAGTGATGATCGTTGAAAAAGAAGACAGGGACGGACATCTGAACCTGAGCCGCAAGCAAGCCCGCACTACCCGTGCATGGGAAAAAATTGTTGAGGTTAACAAAACAGGTGAAGTGGTTACCGGTTTGGTTACTTCTAAAACTAAAGGCGGTCTTATTGTTGATGTATTTGGTATGGAAACCTTCCTGCCAGGTTCTCAGATTGACGTTAAGCCTGTTACAGATTACGATCAGTTTGTGGGCAAAACAATGGAGTTCAAAGTGGTTAAGATCAACGAAACCATTAAGAATGCGGTTGTTTCTCATAAAGCGCTTATCGAAAGCGATATGGAAGCTCAACGTGCTGAGATCATTGGTAAACTGGAAAAAGGTCAGGTATTGGAAGGTACCGTTAAAAACATCACCGACTTTGGTGCATTTATGGACCTGGGCGGCTTAGACGGCTTACTATATATCACAGATATTTCATGGGGACGTATTTCTCACCCGAACGAGGTGTTAAAAATGGATCAGAAACTGAACGTGGTGGTATTGGATTTCGACGACGAGAAAAAACGTATCAGCCTTGGTTTAAAACAATTAACGCCACATCCTTGGGATGTATTACCGGCAGATATTGCTGAAGGTAATACCGTAAAAGGTAAAGTAGTTAATATCGAAGACTACGGTGCATTCTTAGAGATCTATCCAGGTGTTGAAGGTTTAGTACACGTAAGTGAAATTACATGGGCTAACACACCAATCAATGCTAAAGACTTCTTCAAATTAGGCGATGAGCACGAAGCGAAGATTGTTACTTTAGATAAAGATACCCGCAAAATGAGCCTTTCTATCAAGCAATTGACAGAAGACCCATGGAACGATATCGAAAGCAGGTTTGCTGAAGGTACCAAGCACGAAGGCGAAGTGAAAAACATCACTAACTATGGTGTATTCGTTGAGCTGGCGCAGGGTATTGGCGGTATGATCCACATCAGCGACTTAAGCTGGTTAAAACGTTTCAACCACCCGGGTGAGTACACTAAAGTGGGCGAAAAAATCGACGTGATCATCTTAGGTATCGACAAAGAAAACCGCAAGCTGCAGTTAGGACACAAACAACTGGAAGAAGATCCCTGGAACACCCTTCAGGATACATTTGCTATCGGCACTGTACATGAAGGAACCATCACCCGTAAAGATGACAAAGGTGCTACCATTCAACTGCCTTACGGCTTAGAAGGTTTTGCTCCTAACCGTCACCTGAACACAAAAGATGGCAAATCTTTAGGTTTGGATGAAACTGCAGAGTTTGTTGTAATTGAGTTCGATCGCAATGAAAAACGTATTGTGGTATCTCATGCACGCGTGTGGGAACAAGAACAATATGCAGAGCGTGAAGGCGTGAAAAAAGCAGAACGTGCAGAAGCTGAAAAAACCAAGAAAGCAGTAAAAACCATCCAAAGCAAAGTTGAAAAAGCGACTTTGGGTGATTTAGGTGTATTGGCTGATCTGAAGAAGAAAATGGATCAGGAAGCGAATGCAAAACCTGCATCTGACAGCGAAGAAAAAGCATAATCATTTTTCTTTTAATAGCAATGCCCTGGATTCAACTCCGGGGCATTTTTTTTGCAGGTATGTTCCATAATAAAATGATCCTTTTTATGCTTAAATTTTACGTAGCCACTTTTATGATGTTAACTACATTGCAATTGTGGAGCCAATCAGAGCGGCTCAAAGCACTTGATGTAAATCTTGAAAATTATGAATACCCGTTTGTAGTATCCTATATCCATCTTTCAACACAGCAACAGTCGCTAAAGATGGCCTATATGGACGTAAAGCCGGAAAAACCCAATGGCAAAACGATGGTGTTGCTGCATGGCAAAAATTTCAACGGCGCTTATTGGAGGCAAACGGCCAATGCCCTGTCGGATAAAGGTTTCAGGGTAGTGATTCCCGACCAGGTGGGTTTTGGCAAATCATCGAAGCCGCAACACTTTCAATATACATTTCAGCAACTGGCACAGCATACGAAAGCGTTGTTGGATAGCCTGGGAATTGGGAAAGCAGCGATATTGGGTCATTCTATGGGAGGCATGCTGGCTACACGTTTTGCATTAATGTATCCCGAAACAACATGGAAGCTGATATTGGAAAACCCGATAGGACTGGAAGACTGGAAATTGAAAGTACCCTATCAATCGGTAAATGACTGGTACAAGCGGGAGCTGGGACAGTCTTACGACAGAATAAAAAACTACCAGTTGAAGAGCTATTATGATAATCAGTGGAAGCCCGCTTACGACGAATGGGTGAACCTGCTGGCTGGCTGGACCGTGAATAAAGACTATCCTTTAATAGCCTGGAATGCGGCACTTACCTATGATATGATCTTTACGCAACCCGTGGTTTATGAGTTGGATAAAATAAAAACCTCCACCTTACTGATCATCGGCACCCGCGACCGAACAGCATTAGGAAAGGAACTGGCTTCTCCTGCCGATCAACCAACAATGGGTTTATACAATAAACTGGGTAAGCAAACGGCAGCCAAAATAAAGGGGGCGGTACTGAAGGAGTTGGACAATGTGGGGCACCTGCCGCATATTGAAAGCTTTGACAGGTTTATTAAGCCCCTTTTGGATTTTCTTTCAGCTCCTGAATAAACGCTCATCAACACGCAATTGCCGGGTGTAAACAACCATGATCTTTTTAAATAGCGGATGTGCCGGGTTCAACAAGACATTAAATTCTTCAGGCATTACAGCCGATGGAATTTGAAGTGCCAGGTAATCGCCGTCCTGAATAAATTGATCGCCTATATATTTGAGATGATCCGGTGGCGGGCTGGTAAACCAGTTCTCTGGTAATTGCGTGCCTGAAAGTTCTGTTATGCTGATCTCCGGAATTTCAAGACAAACCATGCAAAGCTCAATTTTGGGCAGTGTTGTAATATGTACAATGCTTTCCAGCATGGCAAGTGAGGGTGAGGCTGCGGTGTATAAAATATAGGTTCCCTTATTATGCCAGCGGCCGGGAAACCGGGAAGCGCCCGTGCCGCTCAGGTCATCTATGTATTTACATTTGCTGATGCGGTAAACTTTCATTGGGTAAATGATCAATCGTTTTATAACGCAAACTTTGTTTCCAATTCCTGGATTTTCTAGGCAAAAATGCCGTGTTCTATACGGCCCAGCTCTTCGGTTAGAAACTGGATACCCATAGATGTGTCTAAAAAAGTTTTAGGCTTTTGATTTCCGAGGGCGCCGATAGGGGAATCCATCCATATTTTAAATTGCTCAAGATCTTCAAAAACTGCTGCACCTTTTGAGTATAAGAGCGCCAGCTCTATAATCCGTTCGGTTTGTTCGGTGTTCAGTTTTTGGCCGGGTGTGTAGCGTCTTAAAGTTCTTTCTGAAGTGTGTACCATTGATGCTATTTCAGCGCTCGTGAAGCCTGCTGTTTCTGCAAGATGGTCTAATGCTTTTTTAGGAATTCCTTTGCGTATATAGCTAATAACAGATAACGTATTCTTTGCTTCATCCAAATCATCGAGCTCGCGTTTGATACCCAGGATTTCGAAAGGATTAGTTTTGCTGCCGGCACCAGCAGCGGCGTTATAAGCTACAGCTGCTTCCTGCAGTATAAACGCGTTATTTTCTTCGCTGCTATCATATTTGTCTTTCCGTGCTTTCATGTCATTGTTATCTGTCCTAAAGTTACGGTCATTTGTCCGTATTTGAAAATTTACTTTTCCACCCCGAAAATGAAGACGCTGGGTAACGGCAGGCTATTGAGCCAGTATTACTTTTTCATGCGTACATAGGTTGTAATGCCGCCATCTTGCCAGCAGGGTGGTATAGAGATGATAAGGGTATCTTTTGAAAGCCGTACTTGATTATGGCCACCTGATTCGTATTCAATCGCCCAATAGTTGGTGGTTTCCCATTTACAGGATGTAATATTCCGTTTAGTAATTTTAAAGCCCTGGGAAGATTTTAATATCGCGTTTTCGTATCGATTTATTGTTCCATCAGCTTTCAATTCTATATAGGTGCCGTTACCAGGTTCAAAACTTTTCTCTCAGGAGGTTCGAAACTCACCGACGATCGTATTTCCCAGCTGCCGTAAAACCGGCTTGTGTTTATATTATCTTTTTTACAGGAGCTTATAAGCAAGGTAAGTAAAGCTGAGAGTAGAATGGTTTTCATTATAGTGTTTTTTATATGGACGTGGATGATAGCGTGAACGCAACCGGTGATAAAAAAAACCGGCCCGAGGCCGGTTTTTTTATTTTATGTGGTGTATTAGAAAGTATATCTTAAAGTTAAAGCCCATGTACGACCCAGGCCAAAATAAACCTGATTGGCATCTGCTATACCTTTGTACAATCGACCTGTAGATTCGTAAGTTCCTTTACTCGGATCATTTGCAACTATGTTGTCTGTTGCTTTAATAACAGTAGTGGCATCTGATAAATATATGGAATGAAGCAAGTTGTTGACATTAAATCTAAGACGTAGGTTTTTATTATTCTTCAAAAAGAACTTGTAAGATAGACCCGCGTCCATGATGTTGTAAGCTGGCAATTCTAAATTATCCTTTACAACTCTCGTAGCATAGTTATTGGCATAATATCTCCAGTCTGCATCTACTGATAATCCTTTTACTATGTCATACTTACCGCCTAAACCAAATGTTGTTTGAGCCGAACCCCCAACTTTACCTCCATCTACATCTGTGCGGCTTTCTTCGAGAAATTCCAGCCCTTCGTTTCTCAAAGTAGCTAATACATCTCCGTTATATTCCCAGTTACCTAAAGAAACAAAACCGGTGATGTTCAATTTATTTATCGGTCTTAAAACAAAGTCTAGTTCAACACCTGTATGTACCTGTTCTACACCCTGGTTAGATGTATATACAAAATCTCCGGCAGGCACAGTAATGCCACTACCATATGTTTTGTCTGCACTTAATCTTGTAGAAGTTGTGGTAACTCTGTCGCTCCATGAGGTCCTGTATGCGTTAACCGAAGCAGTAAAAAT belongs to Niabella yanshanensis and includes:
- a CDS encoding alpha/beta fold hydrolase, encoding MLKFYVATFMMLTTLQLWSQSERLKALDVNLENYEYPFVVSYIHLSTQQQSLKMAYMDVKPEKPNGKTMVLLHGKNFNGAYWRQTANALSDKGFRVVIPDQVGFGKSSKPQHFQYTFQQLAQHTKALLDSLGIGKAAILGHSMGGMLATRFALMYPETTWKLILENPIGLEDWKLKVPYQSVNDWYKRELGQSYDRIKNYQLKSYYDNQWKPAYDEWVNLLAGWTVNKDYPLIAWNAALTYDMIFTQPVVYELDKIKTSTLLIIGTRDRTALGKELASPADQPTMGLYNKLGKQTAAKIKGAVLKELDNVGHLPHIESFDRFIKPLLDFLSAPE
- the rpsA gene encoding 30S ribosomal protein S1, which produces MNFYFKQLNADAQENAGATEPVEEASAATTNAPEAPAKAPVAEVVETAHDDFDWSVDKRNVSSYSKEEKEKYDKVYDNTFIQLNDGELVNGTVVGLTNTDVVLNIGFKSDGLISLNEFRDIQGLKIGDEVEVMIVEKEDRDGHLNLSRKQARTTRAWEKIVEVNKTGEVVTGLVTSKTKGGLIVDVFGMETFLPGSQIDVKPVTDYDQFVGKTMEFKVVKINETIKNAVVSHKALIESDMEAQRAEIIGKLEKGQVLEGTVKNITDFGAFMDLGGLDGLLYITDISWGRISHPNEVLKMDQKLNVVVLDFDDEKKRISLGLKQLTPHPWDVLPADIAEGNTVKGKVVNIEDYGAFLEIYPGVEGLVHVSEITWANTPINAKDFFKLGDEHEAKIVTLDKDTRKMSLSIKQLTEDPWNDIESRFAEGTKHEGEVKNITNYGVFVELAQGIGGMIHISDLSWLKRFNHPGEYTKVGEKIDVIILGIDKENRKLQLGHKQLEEDPWNTLQDTFAIGTVHEGTITRKDDKGATIQLPYGLEGFAPNRHLNTKDGKSLGLDETAEFVVIEFDRNEKRIVVSHARVWEQEQYAEREGVKKAERAEAEKTKKAVKTIQSKVEKATLGDLGVLADLKKKMDQEANAKPASDSEEKA
- the parS gene encoding type II RES/Xre toxin-antitoxin system antitoxin, encoding MKARKDKYDSSEENNAFILQEAAVAYNAAAGAGSKTNPFEILGIKRELDDLDEAKNTLSVISYIRKGIPKKALDHLAETAGFTSAEIASMVHTSERTLRRYTPGQKLNTEQTERIIELALLYSKGAAVFEDLEQFKIWMDSPIGALGNQKPKTFLDTSMGIQFLTEELGRIEHGIFA
- a CDS encoding RES family NAD+ phosphorylase, yielding MKVYRISKCKYIDDLSGTGASRFPGRWHNKGTYILYTAASPSLAMLESIVHITTLPKIELCMVCLEIPEISITELSGTQLPENWFTSPPPDHLKYIGDQFIQDGDYLALQIPSAVMPEEFNVLLNPAHPLFKKIMVVYTRQLRVDERLFRS